CGCGGGACACCACGGCTTCCACCTCCTCGTCGATCTGGTAGTCGAAGGCGGAGCCGAGCGAGTAGGTGCGGCTGTTCCTGTTCCTGTCCCTGTCCCGGCCGCCAccggccgccgcgggcgagccgcGGTTGCTGACGGTGCCCATCTCGACGAGGAAGCTCGATCCCGGTCCGGGCCGGTCCCTGGCCCTCGCCTGCGCGGCGGCGAGCATGCCGGAGAGCGAGGGGTGCGGGAGCGCGACGGCAGCGCGGCAGAGCGGGCAGGACGGCGTGGTGCGCAGCCAGGCGTCGACGCAGGCGGCGTGGAACGCGTGGCGGCACGCGGGAAGCAGGCGCAGGTCGGCGTCGGGCGTGAACGGCGACAGGCAGACGGCGCAGTCGGGCGAGCTCTTGGGGAGCGCCGCGAGCGCCGACGCCATGGTGAACAGCGGCAGGGAGTCGATCAGCCGCTGCTTCTCGTCGCccgcgtcctcctcctcctcgttcTTCCCTGCGTCGGCTGGAGCCGCGGTGGCGGCAGGCCGCCTCGCCACGGATGCGGCCGCCGAGCCCGCGTCGTCGCGGTAGGTCCGCGGGCGCGGATGTCCGGACAACggcggggaggaggaggaggaggaggaggaggaagagcgGGCGGAGAGGAAGCGGAGCAGGAGGTGGATGGAGACGGAGGCGAGGAAGACGAATGCGAGCAGCGCGGCGATGATCATGAACGAGGGGAGGAAGGACGAGGACGCGGAGTAGGGGGAGCTGCCGCCGGTTGCACCGGCGGGAGGCGGCTGTAGAgacggggaggaggaggaggaggaggacatgGCGACTGGCGAGCGAGGCTAGGTGCCTAGATAGACAGGGACGATGGGTCTCACTCTCACCGCGAGACCCGGGCTGCCGCGGCTTTTATTCGCGGGGATCTTTGGAGTGCGTGGCACGGTGCGGTGGTGCGGAAACAGAGGCCGGCGCGGGAGTAAATAGTGTGGGTTGCTTTGCTGCCGTGCCGGGTGGCGGGTGTGCTCAGCTCGGTCACTACTCCTGAGTCCTGACCCTACACTACAGAGGTCAGCCGTGTAAACCAATCCATGTATGTATGCACTCCGCAACTGCACAGCTACACTGATGAACAGACAAGGCCCGATTTGTAATTGCGTAAAGCTGCTCTTTCTTAACATGTACTAGTAACAACAACTCCTCCTCCCCCCGGCCTGTATAATCCTTCACAAGGGAACTAAACTAATGGATGTTACTATGTTAGCACATCCATGCATCGACGGAGTGCCGCAGTGACCGACGAGCATTGATTGCAGAAGACGGAGGAGCCATCAATCCGACCGAATCCATCACAGAACAATCGATCAGATCGACATCGATTCTCTGTTGATGCATGTGGGGCCCGGGCCGTCTCCCGGCCGAACACGACAGCATTACGGCTGTACGTATATGTACCGGCGCACCCCGTAGATGCTTAATGCTTTGCTCGCTGCTGCGCCACGAAACTACAGCAGTACAGCGTCAGTGGAAGCCCATAAAAGCCGTCGGATCCGGAGACGTAGTACCGACAGGTAGCGTAAAGCGGCACCGCGTGCACGTATTGTCGACCTATCGTACTGCATACGCTTAAATGGCGCCAAAACATTCATTTGCGTGTGCAGCACAAGTATATATATTACTACTCATTCCGCACCCTTATGGTGAGTAATGACGTGTCATCGTCTGACAATCGCGAGAACATCTGACTGGCCTAGGCCCTAGAGGGGGGGAGGAAAACTGTTACAAAAGTTTCACATGTGATCAATCCCAACTGGTGGCAGTTATTGCCTAAGGGTCGCACCCCTTGGGGACCCTGTGTACTACACTATATATACATCTATCTCTGCAATAAAGAAACGATCCCTGTCATTTGTCTCTGTCTTCTCCATTTTGCCACTGAGCACTGCAATAGAgcgcaacacgttatcagcactgtcTCAAGGGAGAAATCAGAGAAGGGGAAGAGGAAGAACACGCTGTTCTTGACAAGAACAGCAAAATCGATCTGCACATCAACAGCAAGGTATGGAGCATACCGTTTCCATGCGCATACGCcgtatgcgcgaagttcttcatatTATTGATGATGCGATGTTGGAAGCGTTCACCGTTGGGCAAGCCGCAGCGCTTCCACCGGTGCACGCGATCCCTGAACGCCGTGTGcaagtgcaaaatgtgcacttctgcgTTACCTATGGATGGACTGCGGTGGTTCCGCTGCCAGTGGTGGAGTGTGGACTCCCCACTGCATCCCCATCGCCACCGGCGCCGGTGTTTGACGCGGGATCGTCTGCATCGGCCCCCATGGATGTCGATTTGGAGGCACCACCACCGCCTCCGCCCACTGCAGCGGCAGTTGCTCGTCGTTCGCCAACTCCACCAGTGCCTGTGGTCGTTGGGACCATCGCTGCCCGTCGTGGGCAGCCCCCTCGCGCCGTCAATGCTCCACGCGGACGTGTTATCCTCACTGGCCACCGCCCAAATGGGGTGGCACCATCTTCCTCCTCCAGTAGGAGGGCCTAATGGCCCTCTGCCCGGCCCGTGGCGGTTACCGCTGCGACGGCCGGTTTGGGGGGAGGGGTGGGGGCGCAGGGCGCTCCTCGGTCGGCACTCGGCCGGCGCACGGTGCGGATCCGGCAATGGCGAGCCCCGGCACATGGCGCGGCCGCACGCCCCGGCGCGGGTGGCTCCGGTCAGGCGCCCCAACGTCGGCGTTGTCCGACCTCGGACATGGCGCGCAGGGAGCAGGCGGGCTCCCCTGGCGCGGGCCCCTCCCTCGGGCGCGGCCCCGGTCAGGCGCGCTCGGCGCGGCTCCACCAGAGCGCGGGCGCGGAGCAGGCCCCGGCGGGCGCGCGCAACTCGCGCTGGGCGCGGGCGCGGCATGGCTGCCTCCGAGGGCGCTCGGCCTCGGGTCCGGTGGAGGCCATCTCCGTCTTGGCGAGCCAGGCGGCGCTCGCTGGCTCCATGGCCGGCTCCACGTCctggcgacggcggcttggcgcacGGCGCGGAGGCGCTAGCTCGTCGCGGCCCTCGGCGGCCGCACGGGCGCGGGACGGTCCCCGGCCGGCCAGACGGGCCGGCGAGGGCACTCGGCGCGGCTCAGCGCCGGCAGCGGCACCATGCGCGCCCGAGGGCACTCGGCGCGGCTCAGCGCCGGCAGCGGCACCATGCGCGCCCGAAGGCACCCGGCGCGGCTCGCCACCAGCCATGGCGCGCGCGGCCACAGGCGCTCGGCGCGGGCCCGCCGCCCTCCCTGGGCGCGCTAGAGGCTAGGACTTTTGGGCTCCCTGGCGGCGGCTGGGAGAGCCCTGGTGGCGGCGACGGCTACAGGGGCGGTTAGGGTtagaaaccctagccgccccaatATAAAATAGGCTTTTGGGCCtctgttgggccgcctgggcagGCCAGCTAGGCTGGGCCGGCGTGCAGGCCTTCTGGCCGCTGCCTGGCTCGCCTGGCAGGCCGCCTGGGCTACTTTCAGAGGCCTAATATAGTCTGTTTTACCATtttaaattctgaatttcagtATAAAGACTCCGTTTTATATGTGTTTCAATTCAAAGTTATCTTAGGCGTCTAAATTCGTAATTTAGACTGCATATATTGTAAAGACATATCTGTTTTATTGTAAATATAGCAGATTTTAGTTCGTGAATTATTGTTTGTTTTTACATTAATAATTCACATATCTCTACTTGCTATTATTTACGCATTCATTTATGTTTGCATATAAATATAGCATTTATTAAGTTCAGACTTAATAAAACTTATGCAAAAATGAAATTACATTATTTTGGATTAAGAGCATAGGGAGAtagagtcctaagcattggctgcactaaattctttatagaatttagtagcccagagaccgtgcttgtGGCAGCATTTGGAATGCCTATCTCTATGAGGTCTACATCCCTCGGgatgattacctatacgtgctaTCCAAAATGACAAGATATGGAGTTATTGAATTTTACTTTGATAATTAGTAGAGCATGGgtagtggagacctaagcattggctgcgatTTGTTCATTCATGAACTTATCTGCCTAGAGACCATGCTTTTAGGCAGCAAgtttcttgcccactactagatctacctcattaatttgaggattatctatactatgcttactaaaattcaaagtatttattcaattggaaggtttggaaccttcaggcaactcatatcacatgtaagagttagtgaattttactttgataattagtagagcatgtgtagtggagacctaagcattggctgcggtttgttcatccgtgaacttatcagcccagagaccgtgcttttaggcagcaagtttcttgcccactactagatctacctcattaatttgaggattatctaTACTATGCTTACTAAAATTCAAAGTATTTATTCAATGGGAAGGTTTGGAACCTTCAAGAAACTCGTTACATATGTAATTTTGCATATTGAGATTACAACATCACCATTGTGACTATTAATTTATGCGTAAATTAATGGATGTCCATGGTAATGACTGTAGGAACATGTCAACCAAAGAGTTCGAGGAACTCGCCCTTGATGGGCATAACTACCCAACTTGGGCTTCAGATATTGAAATAACTTTTGCTTCTCGTGGGATCATTGATGCAATAGCAGCACCCATCACTGGTACTGATCCAGTGAATGAGGTTAAAAAGAACACAGCACTTTTCCTTCTGAGGCTTTACATCCATAAGGACCTTAAGCAAGAGTACCTTATGGAGAGATGCCCTCATAACTTGTGGAAATCTCTCAAAGAGCGCTATGAACAGCAAAAGGAGCTCATATGGCCGTCAGCCAACCATGAGTGGAACCACCTTCGTCTGCAAGATTTTAAATCTGTTGCAGAATATAACCATGCTCTTCATAGCATTTGTTCTAAATTGAAATTTTGTGAGAAAGAGCCCACTGAAGCAGACAAGATAGAGAAGACTCTATCTACCATGCTTCCAGAGGATAGGATATTGCATCAGCAGTATCGCTCTAGCAATTTCCAGAGATATTCTCAACTCATGCACACATTGACCCAAGCAGAAAAGCATCATGAGCTTCTTCTAAAGAATGCTCAGCAGCGCCCTCCTGGGTCTGCCCCTCTGCCTGAGGTACATTTCAATGTGCATAAGACTGAGAATAAGAAAGGATTCAAGAAAAACTTCAagaatcctcctggacctcacAAATTCAAGAAGAACAAATTCCACAAGAAAggtaaaggaaaaggaaaaggaaatggcAAGCCTCTACCATCTAAGGGCAACAGAGCTTGCCTTAAATGTGGTACTGAGGGCCATTTTGCTAGGGACTGCACTTGCCCTAAGCACCTTGTTCTTTTGTATCAACAATCCCTAAAGAAGCCAAAGTCTGATAAGCCTGGTTTTGAGGCTCATTTCAATTCTACTGAAGCACCAATTGAGGTTGGAAGTTCTTCACTGGCTTCTGGTGACCTGAAGAACACTCTTGCTAAAGAGCACCTCAATGGGGTTGACAACAAGCCTCCACTTCTGCAAGAAGATGAATCTGATGATATGATCATTGAGTATATGTCAAAGGATCCATTTGGAGATTTGGCATAAATCTCTCATGCTTGGAGATTTGATCATGATCACTGTGGCTTGTGTGGTTGTTCTATACTGTCTTTATAATGTTGTTGTAATAAGTAGAGGTATACAATCTCATGTGTTGAGATGTAACACACTCTACAAGACCAGTGTTGGGTCCTGTGTGTAATGCGAACTCATTGGATGAGTCGCCATACCATTATTGTAATATTGTTTCGACATTGTGATATTTAAATATCATGTTATGTACAGTACTAAGTTGCATCACACAAATTCTTATTCAGAATTTTATTTATGTATAGATGCATAATGATGACAACTCGACGGAAGAGGAATTATGCCTTGTGGACAGTTGTACCACAAACTCTATACTTAGGG
This portion of the Zea mays cultivar B73 chromosome 2, Zm-B73-REFERENCE-NAM-5.0, whole genome shotgun sequence genome encodes:
- the LOC100303800 gene encoding E3 ubiquitin-protein ligase ATL4, which encodes MSSSSSSSPSLQPPPAGATGGSSPYSASSSFLPSFMIIAALLAFVFLASVSIHLLLRFLSARSSSSSSSSSSPPLSGHPRPRTYRDDAGSAAASVARRPAATAAPADAGKNEEEEDAGDEKQRLIDSLPLFTMASALAALPKSSPDCAVCLSPFTPDADLRLLPACRHAFHAACVDAWLRTTPSCPLCRAAVALPHPSLSGMLAAAQARARDRPGPGSSFLVEMGTVSNRGSPAAAGGGRDRDRNRNSRTYSLGSAFDYQIDEEVEAVVSRVARIAAARESSAVKEEKPSAEQGSAPAAAPAPSPSSQPPPPGETVAEAAGSSRGWLREYVDRLASSAYTLSERWSSRWSQGQSQQQRQEEPWLWDAEAAEMSAAPGSDDDEEETAFMAMYRWIAGV